From Brevibacillus marinus, a single genomic window includes:
- a CDS encoding alpha/beta fold hydrolase, with protein sequence MGSYIRVEPDVKIYIEDVNPEGGKPILFLHGWPANHKLFEYQFDHLPRRGYRCIGIDLRGFGLSDKPWRGYSYDRLADDVRCVIDALALEDVTLGGHSMGGAIAIRYMARHNGYGVSKLALFGAAAPSFTKRPDFPYGLAREAVNQLIMETLQDRPKMLRGFGEMFFFRNVTEPFADWFFQLGLQAAGWSTAATAISLRDESLFRDLASIHVPTLILHGVHDQVCPFPLAAALHEEIRHSRLVPFANSGHGLFWEEREKFNAELTAFSES encoded by the coding sequence ATGGGCTCTTATATTCGGGTTGAACCCGACGTCAAAATCTATATCGAAGACGTGAACCCGGAGGGCGGAAAACCCATCCTGTTTTTACACGGCTGGCCGGCCAACCACAAGCTGTTTGAATATCAGTTTGACCATCTCCCCCGCCGCGGGTACCGCTGCATCGGGATCGATTTGCGAGGTTTCGGCCTTTCCGACAAGCCTTGGCGCGGCTACAGCTACGATCGCCTGGCAGACGATGTGCGCTGCGTCATCGATGCCCTGGCGCTGGAGGATGTTACACTCGGGGGCCACTCGATGGGAGGAGCGATCGCCATCCGCTACATGGCCCGCCACAACGGGTACGGCGTATCCAAACTCGCCCTTTTTGGCGCAGCCGCTCCCAGCTTTACCAAGCGTCCTGATTTCCCTTACGGGTTGGCCCGCGAAGCGGTGAATCAACTGATTATGGAAACATTGCAAGACCGCCCCAAAATGCTGCGCGGATTTGGCGAGATGTTTTTCTTCCGGAATGTCACAGAACCTTTTGCAGACTGGTTCTTTCAGTTGGGGCTGCAGGCGGCAGGCTGGTCTACGGCAGCGACTGCAATCTCCCTTCGCGATGAGAGCTTGTTTCGCGATCTCGCCAGCATTCACGTGCCCACCTTAATTTTGCACGGCGTACACGACCAAGTTTGTCCCTTCCCGCTGGCGGCAGCGCTGCATGAAGAGATTCGCCACTCGCGACTCGTTCCCTTTGCAAACAGCGGTCACGGACTGTTCTGGGAGGAGCGGGAAAAATTCAACGCGGAATTGACCGCCTTTAGCGAATCATGA
- the ablA gene encoding lysine 2,3-aminomutase, giving the protein MIVKTRDWRDVELWKDVTEEQWNDWMWQLTHTIRTLDDLKKVVNLTPEEEQGVRIANQTIPLNITPYYAMLMDPDDPSDPVRRQSVPLSQELVRTKYDMEDPLHEDQDSPVPGLTHRYPDRVLFLVTNQCSMYCRYCTRRRFSGQIGMGVPKKQLDDCIDYIRRTPEVRDVLLSGGDGLLINDRILEYILSNLREIPHVEIIRIGTRAPVVFPQRITENLCNILKKYHPIWLNTHFNHPKEITPEAKRACEMLANAGVPLGNQAVILAGVNDCPHTMKKLMHELVKIRVRPYYIYQCDLSEGIGHFRAPVSKGIEIIEHLRGHTSGYAVPTFVVDAPHGGGKIPVGPNYIISQSAEKVVLRNFEGVITAYPEPQNYRKHDEENCEYCRAAKGKSVGIASLMQDERDNLEPAGLPRNERIKATKVKSLADIRREQQAKKEQQARG; this is encoded by the coding sequence ATGATCGTCAAAACGCGTGATTGGCGCGACGTTGAACTGTGGAAAGACGTGACGGAGGAACAGTGGAACGACTGGATGTGGCAGTTGACGCATACCATCCGCACGCTGGACGATTTAAAGAAAGTGGTAAACTTGACGCCGGAGGAAGAGCAGGGCGTGCGGATCGCCAATCAGACGATCCCGCTCAACATTACGCCGTATTACGCGATGCTGATGGATCCGGACGACCCGAGCGATCCGGTCCGCAGGCAGTCGGTCCCCCTGTCGCAGGAGCTGGTTCGCACCAAATACGACATGGAAGACCCGCTGCACGAGGATCAGGATTCGCCGGTGCCCGGGCTGACGCACCGCTACCCGGATCGCGTGCTGTTTCTCGTCACCAACCAATGCTCGATGTACTGCCGCTACTGTACGCGCCGCCGTTTCTCCGGCCAGATTGGCATGGGCGTGCCCAAGAAACAGTTGGACGACTGCATCGACTATATTCGCCGCACGCCGGAAGTGCGTGATGTGCTGCTTTCCGGCGGTGACGGCTTGCTGATCAACGACCGGATCCTTGAATACATTTTGAGCAATTTGCGGGAGATTCCCCATGTGGAGATTATCCGCATCGGCACGCGCGCTCCTGTCGTCTTCCCGCAGCGGATTACCGAGAATCTCTGCAACATCCTGAAAAAATACCATCCCATCTGGCTGAATACGCATTTTAATCATCCCAAGGAGATTACCCCGGAAGCCAAGCGGGCCTGTGAGATGCTGGCAAACGCCGGGGTGCCGCTCGGCAATCAAGCGGTGATCCTCGCCGGGGTGAACGACTGTCCGCATACGATGAAAAAGTTGATGCACGAATTGGTGAAGATCCGCGTACGTCCGTACTATATTTACCAATGCGACTTGTCGGAGGGGATTGGCCACTTCCGCGCGCCGGTCAGCAAGGGAATCGAGATCATCGAACATCTGCGCGGCCATACCTCCGGTTATGCTGTCCCCACGTTTGTGGTGGACGCTCCGCACGGCGGCGGCAAGATTCCGGTCGGTCCCAACTACATCATCTCCCAGTCTGCGGAAAAAGTGGTGCTGCGCAATTTTGAAGGGGTGATCACCGCTTATCCGGAACCGCAGAATTACCGCAAACACGATGAGGAGAACTGCGAGTACTGTCGGGCGGCCAAAGGCAAGAGTGTCGGCATTGCCTCGCTGATGCAGGATGAACGCGACAATCTGGAGCCGGCCGGACTGCCGCGCAATGAACGGATCAAAGCGACAAAAGTAAAATCGCTCGCCGATATCAGGCGGGAACAGCAGGCCAAAAAAGAACAGCAGGCACGAGGCTGA
- a CDS encoding sigma-54 interaction domain-containing protein, translated as MLRAILGTIDEGIHVVDANGITIFYNHVAAKLDGLTPDEVLGKPLLEVFPSLDRHSSTLLRVIANGEPIYDQPQTYTNWRGQRVETVNTTLPVRVGSRLVGAVEVAKDIGKLRELSERLVRLQAQVSKPKRGRRQETDGTIYQFADIVTQDETMLQMIQRARRAAATSSPVLIYGETGTGKELFVQSIHHASRRSGRPFIAQNCAALPASLLESILFGTTKGSFTGAEDRPGLFELANGGSLFLDELNSMPLDLQAKLLRVLQDGVVRRIGSMQAVQVDVRVMAATSEPPQQAVERGTLRADLYYRINVVSFALPPLRQRRADIPLLARHFLNKYNRLFGTRVEGVDEAVRQVLLSYDWPGNVRELEHVIEAALNMVEGQQIRLEHLPDYLLDRSQPATTEAREAPPGAASLAAVARQIVGSRKLRDVLQETEAVMIQAALAQTAGNVLQAAKLLGIPRQTLQYKLSQRIFGSEC; from the coding sequence ATGCTGCGGGCGATCCTGGGCACGATTGACGAGGGAATTCACGTCGTGGATGCCAATGGGATCACGATCTTTTACAATCATGTGGCGGCCAAACTGGATGGCCTGACTCCCGATGAAGTGTTGGGCAAACCACTGCTGGAAGTATTCCCTTCCCTCGACAGGCATTCCAGTACGCTGCTGCGGGTGATCGCCAACGGAGAACCGATTTACGACCAGCCGCAAACCTATACCAACTGGCGCGGGCAGCGTGTGGAGACGGTCAACACCACTCTGCCGGTGCGCGTCGGCTCGCGGCTGGTGGGCGCGGTGGAAGTGGCCAAAGATATTGGAAAATTGCGTGAACTGTCGGAGCGGCTGGTTCGGCTGCAAGCACAGGTAAGCAAGCCCAAGCGGGGCAGGCGGCAGGAGACGGACGGCACGATCTATCAGTTTGCCGACATCGTCACGCAGGATGAGACGATGCTGCAGATGATTCAGCGCGCCCGGCGTGCGGCGGCCACCAGCTCGCCCGTGCTGATCTACGGCGAGACGGGAACGGGAAAAGAGCTGTTCGTTCAGTCGATTCATCACGCTTCGCGGCGCAGCGGACGCCCGTTTATCGCGCAAAACTGCGCCGCGCTGCCCGCCTCGCTGTTGGAGAGCATCCTGTTTGGCACGACCAAAGGGAGCTTCACGGGGGCGGAAGACCGGCCCGGCTTGTTTGAATTGGCCAACGGCGGCAGCTTGTTCCTCGATGAGCTGAACAGCATGCCGCTCGACTTGCAGGCCAAGCTGCTGCGCGTTCTGCAGGATGGGGTGGTGCGGCGGATCGGCAGCATGCAGGCAGTGCAGGTGGACGTGCGGGTCATGGCGGCGACGAGCGAACCGCCGCAGCAGGCGGTAGAGCGGGGCACCCTGCGCGCGGACCTGTACTACCGGATCAATGTCGTTTCCTTTGCCCTCCCGCCGCTGCGCCAACGGCGGGCCGACATCCCGCTGCTTGCGCGGCACTTTTTAAACAAGTACAACCGCTTGTTCGGCACCCGCGTGGAAGGGGTTGACGAGGCCGTCCGTCAGGTGCTGCTCAGCTATGACTGGCCCGGCAACGTGCGCGAACTGGAACACGTGATCGAGGCAGCGCTGAATATGGTGGAAGGCCAGCAGATTCGCCTGGAACATCTGCCCGATTACCTGCTCGACCGCAGCCAACCGGCAACGACAGAGGCGAGGGAAGCGCCGCCGGGGGCAGCCTCACTGGCCGCTGTTGCCCGGCAGATTGTGGGCAGCCGCAAACTGCGCGACGTCCTGCAGGAAACGGAAGCGGTGATGATTCAGGCGGCACTGGCCCAGACAGCGGGGAACGTGCTGCAGGCGGCGAAACTGCTCGGCATTCCGCGGCAAACCCTGCAGTACAAGTTGAGTCAGCGGATTTTTGGAAGCGAATGCTGA
- a CDS encoding DUF1934 domain-containing protein has protein sequence MQDVVLHVHSKQHSDGQVAKMEQQYQSKGAAKPGGWYFTYVESVADVGEVRTVLKVGVDEVTILRQGPLEMKQRFQSGMDSESIYHSPFGRFRMKVYTRRLRVTHQENRPLAVDLAYQLWLNEAYVGEVELAFRFAWQ, from the coding sequence ATGCAGGATGTAGTGTTGCACGTGCACAGCAAACAGCACAGCGACGGACAGGTAGCGAAGATGGAGCAGCAATACCAGAGCAAAGGTGCGGCCAAACCGGGCGGCTGGTACTTCACATACGTGGAGTCCGTCGCCGATGTAGGCGAGGTGCGGACCGTGCTCAAGGTGGGGGTGGACGAAGTGACGATTCTGCGCCAAGGGCCGCTGGAGATGAAGCAGCGGTTTCAGTCCGGAATGGACAGCGAATCGATCTATCACAGTCCGTTTGGCCGATTCCGGATGAAGGTGTACACCCGCCGGCTGCGGGTGACCCATCAGGAGAATCGCCCGCTTGCTGTCGATCTCGCCTACCAGCTGTGGCTGAATGAAGCGTATGTGGGAGAGGTAGAGCTGGCGTTTCGCTTTGCCTGGCAGTGA
- the speB gene encoding agmatinase → MRFDDAYSGNVFIRSHPDYDASQAVIYGMPMDWTVSFRPGSRFGPARIREVSIGLEEYSPYLDRLLEEITYFDAGDIPLPFGNVEGSLDAIRSFVRKVLADGKIPIGLGGEHLVSWPVIQAVYEKYKQDLVVFHFDAHTDLRDHYEGYPYSHSTPIKKVCELIGGENVYSFGIRSGTKEEFVWAKEHMHLYKYDVLEPVKQVLPTIGNRPIYLTIDIDVLDPSTAPGTGTTEAGGITSRELLETIHYMARHGANVIGCDLVEVAPVYDHSEMTQIVASKIVRELLLAFVK, encoded by the coding sequence ATGCGATTCGACGATGCATACTCCGGCAATGTGTTTATTCGCAGCCACCCCGATTATGACGCCAGTCAGGCCGTCATTTACGGGATGCCGATGGATTGGACCGTCAGTTTTCGTCCGGGGTCCCGCTTCGGCCCTGCCCGGATCCGCGAAGTCTCCATCGGGTTGGAAGAATACAGTCCATACCTGGATCGCTTGTTGGAGGAGATTACCTACTTCGACGCGGGGGACATCCCGCTCCCGTTTGGCAACGTGGAAGGCAGCCTGGATGCGATTCGCTCGTTTGTGAGAAAAGTGCTGGCGGACGGAAAAATACCGATCGGACTGGGCGGGGAACACCTCGTCAGCTGGCCGGTGATTCAGGCTGTCTATGAAAAGTACAAGCAGGATTTAGTCGTCTTCCACTTTGACGCGCATACCGATCTGCGCGATCACTACGAAGGCTATCCGTATTCCCACTCCACCCCGATCAAAAAGGTTTGCGAGCTGATCGGCGGCGAGAATGTCTACTCGTTTGGCATTCGCAGCGGAACGAAGGAAGAGTTTGTCTGGGCGAAAGAACATATGCATCTGTACAAGTACGACGTGCTGGAGCCGGTCAAACAGGTTCTGCCGACGATCGGCAATCGCCCGATCTATCTGACGATTGACATCGACGTCTTGGACCCCTCGACCGCACCCGGTACGGGGACGACCGAGGCGGGCGGCATCACCTCCCGCGAACTGCTGGAGACGATCCATTACATGGCGCGGCACGGCGCCAACGTGATCGGCTGTGACCTGGTCGAAGTGGCGCCCGTCTACGATCACAGCGAGATGACGCAAATCGTGGCCTCCAAGATCGTCCGCGAGCTGCTGCTTGCCTTTGTCAAGTAG
- the speE gene encoding polyamine aminopropyltransferase has product MELWYTEKQTENHGITTKITETLHSEKSEFQQIDIIQTKQFGRMLVLDGMVMTTDVDEFVYHEMIAHVALNTHPNPKKVLVVGGGDGGAIREIVKHESVEQAVLAEIDGRVIEACKTHFPNIAKELSGNPRVSVQVMDGVKHIHENKGAYDVIMVDSTEPVGPAVGLFEKGFYQGIYDALKPDGIMVAQTESPWFNRDLIKRVFRDLKSIFPITRLYTVSIPTYPSGLWSFTIASKQYDPLEVDPDTIKDLDTKYYSPELHHAVFKLPKFVQELTRD; this is encoded by the coding sequence ATGGAGTTGTGGTATACGGAGAAACAGACGGAAAACCACGGCATTACCACAAAAATTACCGAAACGTTACATAGCGAGAAAAGCGAATTCCAGCAGATCGACATCATTCAAACGAAGCAGTTCGGGCGCATGCTGGTTTTGGACGGCATGGTGATGACCACGGACGTGGACGAGTTTGTCTACCATGAAATGATCGCGCACGTGGCGCTCAACACCCATCCCAACCCGAAGAAAGTGCTGGTGGTCGGCGGCGGTGACGGCGGGGCGATTCGCGAGATCGTCAAACACGAATCGGTCGAACAAGCGGTGCTGGCGGAAATTGACGGCCGGGTGATCGAAGCGTGCAAAACCCACTTCCCCAACATCGCCAAAGAACTGAGCGGCAATCCGCGCGTCAGCGTCCAGGTGATGGACGGCGTGAAACATATTCACGAGAACAAAGGAGCGTACGACGTGATCATGGTCGACTCGACGGAGCCGGTCGGTCCGGCCGTCGGGCTGTTTGAAAAAGGCTTCTACCAGGGGATTTACGACGCGCTGAAGCCGGATGGGATCATGGTGGCGCAGACCGAATCGCCGTGGTTTAACCGCGATCTGATCAAGCGCGTCTTCCGCGATTTGAAGTCGATTTTCCCGATTACCCGCCTGTACACGGTAAGCATTCCCACCTATCCGTCCGGGCTGTGGAGCTTTACGATCGCTTCCAAGCAGTACGATCCGCTGGAAGTGGATCCTGACACGATCAAGGATCTCGACACCAAGTACTACTCTCCGGAACTGCACCATGCGGTATTCAAGCTGCCCAAGTTTGTGCAGGAATTGACCCGCGACTAG
- a CDS encoding transglycosylase domain-containing protein, whose amino-acid sequence MEVVREAPLIRWLRWLKRLFKFAIFSVLLGSFLILLVVLYLRSQPLPEANINQTTTIYAADGQVLDVLHRGENRIVVPLKDISPYLAQATVAIEDRHFWEHYGFDLKRIAMAVYVNLKNMDMSQGASTITSQLARNLYLTLDKTWERKIKEALLTVQLELNYSKEEILEMYLNEIYYGHAAYGAQAAAQTYFGKDAKDLTLAESAMLAGIPKGPTYYSPFQDLERAKNRQKLVLQAMVREGYISPEQMEEAYAEQLVFTTKEQRSQPDVAPYFRDYVAKLVKEKYGIDEEKFIHGGLKIYTTLDYEMQKKAEQVIAKHMAKADPELQVALLAVEPATGQIKAFVGGRDYAKSQYNRVLAKRQPGSSFKALLYLAALDQGFTPLTLMKSEPTVFTYDNGKQYAPRNFGNKYAHDYITLQQAIATSDNIYAVKTIEQLSPQVLVEQAKKMGITSELEAVPSLALGSSPVSPYEMTTAYATIANLGERANPIAIAKIVDSEGNVLVEEKQERVPVADPVSSFLLTQMMQSVFEPTGTAHRVAHLLNRPVAGKTGSTDYDSWLIGFTPELVATVWVGYDEGRKIDPVRDAPLAAPIWAEFLESALSDRPPTLFEMPPGVISVYVDPATNQLATEHCPNPRLLFFAQGTEPKEYCTEHLPDPDVPPEPIEPPKNPSFWQRFGGWWGR is encoded by the coding sequence ATGGAAGTGGTGCGCGAGGCCCCCTTGATACGTTGGCTGCGTTGGTTGAAACGGCTGTTCAAGTTTGCTATTTTCAGTGTCTTATTGGGTTCTTTCCTGATCTTGCTGGTCGTTCTCTACCTGCGTTCCCAACCGCTGCCGGAAGCGAACATCAACCAGACGACGACGATTTACGCCGCGGACGGACAGGTGCTGGACGTCCTGCACCGCGGGGAGAACCGAATCGTCGTGCCGCTCAAGGATATTTCTCCCTATTTGGCGCAGGCGACGGTCGCGATCGAGGACCGTCACTTCTGGGAGCACTACGGGTTCGATCTGAAGCGGATCGCGATGGCCGTCTACGTAAATTTGAAAAACATGGACATGTCCCAAGGAGCCAGCACGATTACCTCGCAGCTTGCCCGCAACCTGTACCTCACCCTGGACAAGACCTGGGAACGGAAGATCAAGGAGGCGCTGCTGACCGTACAGCTGGAACTGAACTACAGCAAAGAAGAGATTCTCGAGATGTACCTCAACGAAATCTATTACGGCCATGCTGCCTATGGCGCCCAGGCCGCGGCCCAGACCTATTTTGGGAAAGACGCCAAAGATTTAACGCTGGCGGAGAGCGCGATGCTGGCCGGCATTCCCAAGGGACCGACCTACTATTCGCCGTTTCAGGACCTGGAGCGGGCCAAAAATCGGCAAAAACTGGTCCTGCAGGCCATGGTACGCGAAGGGTACATCAGTCCGGAGCAGATGGAAGAAGCCTACGCCGAGCAGCTGGTGTTTACGACCAAGGAGCAGCGGAGCCAACCGGATGTCGCCCCCTACTTTCGCGACTATGTGGCCAAGCTGGTGAAGGAGAAGTACGGCATTGACGAGGAGAAATTTATCCACGGCGGCTTGAAGATTTACACCACGCTTGACTACGAAATGCAAAAAAAAGCGGAGCAGGTGATCGCCAAGCACATGGCTAAGGCAGATCCGGAACTGCAGGTGGCCCTGCTGGCGGTTGAGCCCGCGACGGGTCAGATCAAAGCGTTTGTCGGGGGGCGCGATTACGCGAAAAGTCAGTACAACCGCGTACTCGCAAAGCGGCAGCCCGGCTCCTCGTTTAAAGCGCTGCTCTATCTGGCCGCGCTCGACCAGGGCTTTACCCCGTTAACCCTGATGAAAAGCGAACCGACCGTGTTTACCTATGACAATGGAAAACAGTATGCCCCGCGCAACTTTGGCAACAAGTACGCCCATGATTACATCACGCTGCAGCAGGCCATCGCCACATCGGACAACATCTACGCCGTCAAGACAATCGAGCAGCTGTCGCCGCAGGTGCTGGTCGAGCAAGCGAAAAAAATGGGCATCACCAGCGAGTTGGAGGCCGTTCCCTCGCTGGCGCTGGGTTCTTCACCGGTCTCGCCGTATGAAATGACGACCGCCTACGCCACGATCGCCAATCTCGGGGAACGGGCAAATCCGATTGCGATTGCCAAAATCGTCGACAGTGAAGGGAATGTGCTGGTCGAAGAAAAGCAGGAGCGCGTTCCGGTTGCCGATCCCGTCTCTTCCTTTCTGCTGACGCAGATGATGCAAAGCGTGTTCGAACCGACCGGCACGGCCCATCGGGTGGCACATCTGTTGAATCGGCCGGTTGCCGGGAAGACCGGCTCCACCGATTACGATTCGTGGCTGATCGGCTTTACGCCTGAGCTGGTCGCGACAGTCTGGGTCGGGTACGACGAAGGGCGCAAGATCGATCCCGTTCGCGATGCACCGCTGGCTGCGCCGATTTGGGCAGAATTCCTGGAAAGCGCGCTGTCGGACCGGCCTCCCACGCTGTTTGAAATGCCGCCCGGCGTGATTTCCGTCTATGTGGATCCGGCAACCAACCAACTGGCGACCGAGCACTGTCCCAACCCCAGATTGTTGTTCTTTGCCCAAGGGACGGAGCCGAAAGAATACTGCACTGAGCACCTGCCCGATCCCGATGTGCCGCCGGAGCCCATCGAACCGCCGAAGAATCCATCGTTTTGGCAGCGGTTTGGCGGCTGGTGGGGCAGATAG
- a CDS encoding YwhD family protein, whose translation MANPNKKSGFTIVGQTNQVHGGFGQGLLDLSAVSSVIIDGDEAYIDMGALHAKSAVEKGIKWTTKREEVPNGKPYWVVWVTVDRNEKGPYYAGVTACYMEIDREARRGYKLLPEHVNRMDYSMKRRIMVSELDEKAKRALQKLLMTHNPTMWENSSDELKQALQT comes from the coding sequence ATGGCAAATCCGAACAAAAAAAGCGGGTTTACGATCGTCGGTCAGACGAACCAAGTGCATGGCGGGTTCGGGCAGGGCCTGCTCGATCTCAGCGCTGTTTCATCGGTAATTATTGACGGTGACGAAGCTTATATCGACATGGGGGCGCTGCACGCGAAGAGTGCCGTGGAAAAAGGGATCAAATGGACGACCAAGCGGGAAGAAGTGCCGAACGGCAAACCGTATTGGGTGGTTTGGGTGACGGTTGACCGCAATGAGAAAGGTCCCTACTACGCGGGGGTAACCGCTTGTTACATGGAGATCGACCGCGAGGCGAGACGCGGCTACAAACTGCTGCCGGAACACGTCAACCGGATGGATTATTCGATGAAGCGGCGCATCATGGTGTCAGAGTTGGACGAGAAGGCCAAACGAGCCCTGCAAAAGCTGCTGATGACGCACAATCCGACGATGTGGGAAAACTCGTCGGATGAACTGAAACAAGCGCTGCAAACGTAG
- a CDS encoding aspartate/glutamate racemase family protein, translated as MREGSGGRTTDGAIGILMLDTVFPRIPGDVGNASTYPFPVTFRIVKGATVQRVVKEADPALLAPFIEAAQELEREGVRAISTSCGFLAMFHQELVNAVKIPVLTSSLLQVPLVASLIGSNQKVGILTARAESLGPRHFRAVGIEDYPVVVQGMEGAREFTEVFIEGKTTLDVEKIKAEMVEAAVMLVQNHPEVGGIVLECTNMPPYAKAVQEAVRLPVFDITTLIKYTYSALSRQEFSGGT; from the coding sequence ATGCGGGAAGGATCCGGAGGCAGGACTACTGATGGAGCGATCGGTATATTGATGCTGGACACGGTGTTTCCCCGGATTCCCGGGGATGTGGGCAATGCCAGCACCTATCCCTTTCCTGTTACCTTTCGCATCGTGAAAGGGGCCACGGTGCAAAGAGTGGTGAAAGAAGCCGACCCTGCTCTGCTGGCTCCGTTCATCGAGGCAGCGCAAGAACTGGAACGGGAAGGGGTACGGGCTATTTCCACCAGCTGCGGTTTTTTGGCGATGTTTCACCAGGAGTTGGTCAATGCCGTCAAGATACCGGTGCTTACCTCCAGTCTGCTGCAGGTACCCCTTGTGGCCAGCCTGATCGGCAGCAACCAGAAAGTGGGGATCCTCACAGCGCGGGCTGAGTCCCTGGGGCCGCGACATTTCCGGGCAGTGGGGATTGAGGATTACCCCGTTGTCGTGCAAGGGATGGAAGGAGCTCGCGAGTTTACGGAGGTATTTATTGAAGGCAAGACTACCTTGGATGTGGAAAAAATTAAGGCGGAGATGGTGGAAGCCGCCGTGATGCTGGTTCAAAACCATCCGGAGGTGGGCGGCATTGTGCTGGAATGCACGAATATGCCTCCTTACGCCAAAGCAGTGCAGGAAGCTGTTCGTTTGCCTGTTTTCGATATTACGACTTTGATCAAGTACACCTACTCCGCACTCTCCAGGCAGGAGTTTTCCGGGGGTACGTAA
- a CDS encoding TRAP transporter large permease subunit: protein MLSVLIPVLLLLGIILIKKIPYIGGEIRIGLAASACAALLLGGVFSPVDWLKAAVDGLDRLSWVMALALFGSIYAESQVELGTMNTVLDSLRARFGRSPKGLVVCIMIALIIAGSLLGDAIASATVIGVLVIAALNELKLKPEQISAIIVMGACLGSIMPPITQAFFLSSSLMGLPSPDPVVNIGYFTIGLGSVICCFYAAHWFVKVDSLPEELIPKKHALQIIRENWVQLIPLTVLVVIIVLRSGFKIEVLNILNPVFAPIKSIPILKGLDYAIVKAIIVALVISYFFAPVRKNGLAVMKRGLQNVKISLGIQACAAFMIGAFYAGGQITYVQEFAKGLSEHLLKLGGAAAMTLIGMLTGSQTTAQTAIFTFFGPALQAIGVEPVHAALAGAHLAMAGQGLPPADLTTFVVAGMIGGILGIKVDPVKSMFYSAVMCVYFLIVGLIFLYV, encoded by the coding sequence ATGCTTTCTGTGCTCATCCCGGTCTTATTGTTGTTGGGGATTATCCTCATCAAAAAGATCCCCTACATCGGCGGTGAAATTCGTATCGGTTTGGCAGCCTCGGCATGTGCGGCATTACTGCTGGGCGGAGTCTTTTCTCCTGTTGACTGGCTGAAAGCGGCTGTCGACGGACTGGATCGGCTGTCATGGGTGATGGCTTTGGCCCTGTTTGGCAGTATCTACGCAGAGTCACAGGTGGAACTGGGCACCATGAATACGGTGCTCGACAGTCTGCGTGCCCGTTTCGGCCGCTCCCCAAAAGGTCTTGTTGTTTGTATTATGATCGCTCTGATCATTGCCGGGTCCCTCCTGGGTGATGCGATTGCCTCAGCCACCGTAATCGGGGTACTTGTGATCGCCGCATTGAATGAGCTCAAACTCAAACCGGAACAGATTTCAGCAATCATCGTGATGGGCGCCTGCTTAGGATCGATTATGCCCCCGATCACACAGGCCTTTTTCTTATCCTCATCTTTAATGGGGTTGCCATCTCCCGATCCCGTTGTGAATATTGGTTATTTTACGATTGGCCTTGGTTCGGTCATCTGTTGTTTTTATGCGGCACATTGGTTTGTCAAGGTAGATTCTCTGCCGGAAGAGCTCATTCCCAAGAAACATGCCCTGCAAATCATCAGGGAAAACTGGGTCCAGCTGATTCCTTTAACGGTCCTGGTGGTTATTATTGTCTTACGCTCCGGGTTTAAGATTGAAGTTCTTAATATTCTGAATCCGGTTTTTGCGCCCATCAAGTCCATTCCCATTCTCAAAGGACTCGATTACGCTATCGTAAAAGCGATCATCGTAGCGTTAGTAATCAGTTATTTCTTTGCTCCGGTGCGCAAAAATGGCCTTGCCGTCATGAAACGCGGATTGCAGAACGTGAAAATCAGCCTGGGGATCCAAGCCTGTGCCGCCTTTATGATCGGCGCCTTTTACGCCGGCGGGCAAATCACGTATGTCCAGGAGTTTGCCAAAGGCTTAAGCGAACATCTATTAAAGCTGGGGGGCGCCGCTGCTATGACGTTGATTGGGATGCTGACCGGCTCCCAGACCACAGCCCAGACAGCCATCTTTACTTTTTTTGGCCCTGCCCTGCAGGCTATTGGCGTTGAGCCGGTACATGCCGCCCTCGCCGGAGCGCATTTGGCCATGGCCGGACAAGGGCTGCCGCCGGCCGACCTGACCACCTTTGTTGTTGCCGGCATGATCGGCGGTATTCTCGGTATCAAGGTTGACCCTGTAAAATCCATGTTCTATTCAGCCGTCATGTGCGTGTATTTCTTAATCGTCGGATTAATCTTCCTTTACGTTTGA